In the Silvanigrella aquatica genome, AAGTAACTAAACACAATTTATATTTTCTCAAAAATTTGAAATTTTGTTCTAATTTTCTTGGGAATAAAAGGAGTCATGCCTATGATTAAAACGGTGGGATCACAAACTTTCCTTGTCTCAATTTCCTTTGTTTCTTTACTAAACCTCCCCGCATTTTCTTATGAAAGCAATAATTTAAACACATCAGCTCAAAGTAACAACTCGCAAAGCGCGACTTTACGGAGTCCCTCTTGCTCTCCCAATGATGTGAGTGATATTAAAAATGCGGCTTCACTAAAAGCGAAAGAAACCTTAAGCGGAAATACTTGTTCCGTTATTTACGAAGTGAATAAAAATCCGTCCTATTATGAATATGCTTTCACAACAAGCTCAAGCCCCTATACTTGCCGTCTCGCAAGTACGGCTTATATCGTATCTGCCACAAGCACCGCTAACGCATCTGTTCCCTTGTTAAAATGCGCCAAAACTCCTCCCGCTCAAGATAAAAACAAATGGGATACCTATTATCAGAAATACAATACATACAGCGCCAAAACAGATGAACTTCTAAAAAAATGGAATAATTTACCAAAAATCCAACTGTATCCTCTTCCGCAAAGTCCTCAAGCGGCAAACTTTAATGCAGCCATTTATACAACATACACCTACGTAAAAAACACCAGTGGAAGCTTGCCTGCCGGAGTTGAAGTTTGGTTTACAAATGTGGAAGAAATGATGACTGTTTGTAAAAAAATCCCAAATAAAGATAAGTTAACAAGTGAAGAACTCAGTTACCGTTTTAGCGAATTATTAGGACTTCCCCCTGATGCCCCTAGCGACTCCGTCCATTCCTTTGCTTTTTTGAGAGTTCCGACAAATCAAATCAGTGGTGAAATAGATTATAAAGGCGATGCCAAAGTGTTTAATAGTTACAAAGGAGCAGGAGTTTTCAGGCCTTGCGCATCGGCTTTAACAGATACCGGTGATAAATTGTGCAATAGCATAAATACCATGCCTACAAATGCCAATGCCTTAAATCAAATTCTAACTAAAGATGATAAAAATCCTGCCAATAAATTACTCGATAAAAATGTTGCCAAATGGCCTGGCTATCAATTTTCCAAAAGATTTTTTAATGAAGATGGTTGGCCGCACTATCCTTGGACAGGCCGAGGCTACACCTATGATTGGGGAATAAATAGCAATAATAATTATGGACTCTCTGAATATGTCATGGAACAATTTACGCAATATTATGTCTACAATACAAAAAGTATTGCCGACTTTGTGAAAAACTGCTCCGATACGCAATAAATAATTTATTTATTATCTAATAAAATAATATTAAAAATTATAACTCCAAATCAATTACGCTAAGAGCTTCATCCCATTCTTCTTGAATTATTTGCACAGGCTTGAAATCTTTCTGTGATAAAAAACGTTCCACAGGTTTCCAAAAATAAGGATCATTTAAACAAGAAAACAGCGGAGTCGCTCTCCCCTCATGCAGGGCTAAAAAATTTTCCTGAGCTCTTGTTATAGCCACATACATCAGACGACAGCTATCTAAGTCATTTGGCCAATGATTTTCAGAAGCATCTCCAACAATAATACTATCAAATTCAAGACCTTTTATTTGATGAATATTTGTTATAGTCACTCCTTTTCTAAAAGAAAAAGTATCTCTCTCCCCTTCCCTCACTTCAATTTTCTTATGACGTAACAAATATTTTAAGTCATTTAAATAATTTTTAATTATATTTTTATTGCGGAATACGATACAAATATGAGCATTTGGACATTGCTCTACCCGTTTTATAATAAAATCAATCATTTCTTCTTTCAATTGTTTACTAGATTGAACAGATTTTATTTTAGGATAAATTCCATATCTTCCTTGTAAAATAGGCTTTGATCCAATGACAGAGTCAGCTAGCCACATAATAGGCAAAGTAGAACGATGCCCTACTTCTAAACGTGTTATTTTAGCATTATCGATATTCAATAATTTTGCAATTTCATCCCATCCTACAAAGTCTTTTTCGGGAGCAATTTTTTGATTAATATCACCAACAATTGTAACACCTGTCCTTGAAGTTACAGACTCCAAAAGTACTAGCAATTGCATTGCTCCAAAATCTTGCGCCTCATCTATAACCAAATGATCGAATTTAAATATTTCTTCTCCAAGAATACCATAAGGAAGTCCTCCACGCTTTAATTGAACTAATCTTAATAGCAATGCATAATCATCAAACTCAATGTATTTTCCAACTTTTGCACTACTTGCTTTATCTTTTGTCTGGATAATTTTCTGTCTTAAACCAACACTTTTAGCATTTTCTTCTGTTAAGTTAGGAATACATTTCATCAACCATTCCCAATGATTTAATAACTCAAATAATTCCTCTTTATATAAAATAGATTTCTCATAAATATTTTGTAAAACAATTTCAATTTGAGATAATCTATTTATTTCATATTCGTCTTTTTCTTGTGCTATTCTATATTTAATATCCTTCCTAAATTCGATAATATCTTGGACATATGCTGTTGTGCTTCTTTTAAATTGATGTCGAATTCCGTCTATATCATATTCCTTAATTTTATTTTCAATAAGTTCCCAAACTTTTTTTGCTTTTGCTTTTACAAAGGCTTCCATCAATTGTGAAATACCCGCATGAGATTTAATAAGACCTAATTTTTTATTATCATTAAATTGAGCCTTATCAAATAATTCTTTTAAATCAAAATAGCTTAAAGGAATTAACTGACCTTTAAATACACTCTCCAGCGCCAATTTTGCCCATGTGTGAAAAGTATTAATTTCAATTTTATCCTCTAAATTCAAAGATTTTAAACTTTGACTAACAAAGCATTGCAAAGCTTTGTTAAACATAACTACCAAAACTTTTGTTTTTTTATGATGTTCCTGAATTTCATTTTCATCCCTCAATAACCAAGCCACTCTGTGCAAAGCAACCGAAGTTTTTCCTGAACCCGCACGCCCTTGAATTATAAGTGGTTCTGAAGTTTTTTGAGTGATTAACTCATACTGCTCCGGGGTTAATAATGAAATGAGATCGGAAAGGCCTTCCTGTTGTGGCTTCGAAAAAGTAACTTTTGTATTATCATTATTTTGATTTTCATGAATATCTACAAAGGTACCATCATCCAAACGTATAATTTTTGCTGTACCTTTGAAATCATTCCAAACAAGAGATTTTAAATAACCTGAATACCCCTCTGCTGAGGCATATGCCGTTACGGCACCTTGAATATTACGATAAGGCGGTTCTAATTCAATTTCCTCACCAATTTCCAATTTTTGATAATAGTATTTTGCAATTGGATGATGCCAGTCAATAATTTTTTCATTTTTATCCGCATGTACCCCAATGCGGAATTCAAAATTTTCATTTTTATTTTTAAAAGAAATATAACCAAACCATGGAGTATCTAAGTCTAATTTTGGCGCTAATACTTGAAATTCATCGTTAACTCGCTCTGCAATTTTTATAGGCTCTGTTTCTTTGCATAAAGTCATTTTATCTTCTCCTTTGCTATTTTATCTATGAATTATTAAAACTAAAAAAATATCTATTAAATACCAGGTGAAAATTGATGCTCCATAGAATATCTTTTTCAAAGGTAACTAATAAATGCATCTATCTCCTAAAATGTGATCGTTTAAACTTAGCAAATTTATTTTTTGTTGTGAAATAGATATTGTTCTTATTTTATTGAAAAAATCGCTAATATTTTCAATAATTATTTTTGATAAACTTATTGTCAATGTAAATTATTGTCAATGTAAATTATTGTCAATAATAAGGAGCTTTGCTGTGATAAGAAAAGTCGAAATCACAAGGCAAGCTGAAAAGTTCTTCAAGGTTCGCCACAGTACAGGAGGTAACACCGCATTGAGTCCTAAAAATAAAAATATCCCAGCAAGAGAAGGTCTCAAAGACATCATTGAAGATACAAGTTTTGGTGAGTTCATAAAAAGCATTCGCGCATGTGACAAGATTTCCCAAACCGAACTTGCGAAGCGAATGAAGGTAACACGCCAATTCATCAATGCTGTTGAGCTTGGCAAATCTACAGTAAGCGTGTTACTTGCAACTCAAATAGCAACGACTCTCGGCTACCCCCAAAAAGTATTCATTGAAATCCTTATTAATGACATGCTTAAGAAAGCGGGTATTAATAAAGTTGTTGTATTTAAAGAAAAAGAGGCATGAAGTTTTTCAGTATGCAACTCTGGTATTTGCAAAATTGAAATATTATTTTCTTGAATTGGATTTAAGATGAAATCTAAATTAAAAGATAAAAGTGAGATTAAAGACTCTAATACAAAATTCTCGCAACCCAAATTTAAAAATTTGAACATGTGCGCTTAAGCTGCCAATATGAATGTTGAAGATTTAGAAAAAATTTTGAATATATCATGTCCTTCCGAAGACTTTGCATGAATAAAAAATGGAGCCGAATTAAAACCTCTTTTGGGAAACAAAGGAGGTTTTTTAATGACTGAAACAAAATTATCACTTGAAGAAATCGTATTTGAATTTGACCTGTGGAGAAGTAAAAAGCAAAGTAGAAATGAAAAAGTTCCTGATGAACTTATGTCATTAATAAGTCATATTAAAGATGAATATCCACTCACTGATATAGCTAAAAATTTAAAACTCGGTTATCACAAAATCAAATCATATTTAGATGAAATTGAAAATAATTCCATTGAAAAAAATGACAATATTTCATATTTTAAAAAAGTTATTCCTGAATCTATAATAAATGATTCTCTTTCTAATAAAGTTGATACTAAAATGGATAGAAAAATAATTGTAAATATAAAAATGCCTAAGTGGATATGAAATTACAATATTTCAGCCAGAATAAAGGAACATTCCATGATTAACTTTATTCATGGGGTAAACGTTATATTTATTCAAAAATCAATTGATTTTAGAAAAGGAATGGACTCTTTATCTTCATATTGTAGAAATATATTAAAAAAAGATCCCATGTCAGGTTGTATTTTTGTTTTTAGAAATAAACAAAAGACATGTTTAATAATTTTATCTTATGATGGACAGGGCTTTTGGTTTTCAACAAAAAGAATGTCTCAGGGAAAATTTAAAATACCAAGCACCGAAGAAGATTGTATTGATATGGATATTAAAAAATTACAAATTCTTCTGCTAGGTTGTGATTTAGATAAAGCAATACCTCTAGAAGAAAGTTGAACAACAAAGAATTGCATGTACTAAACTTCAAAAAATAACATTTGGTCCTCAGAGCGAATCTTTTCTTTTTGATTTCAATGAAAATATTGAAGAATCTGTAAATAATCAAAATGAATCTCAAGATGTTAATGATAATCAAACTAAAAAGAAAAAATCTACGGGTCGATTAAAGCTTTCAGACTTAAAAAATGCTGAAAAAGGTTTTAATAACTCCCGAAGATATAAAACAATGCCCTTCCTGTAATAAAGAAACTTTAAATCAGGGATATACAGAAAAACAAACTCTTGTATTAGCTATGCCATTATTAAAAGTTAAGGTTTTTCATATGCCCTCTTTGCGTTGCTCCTGTTGTCAGCATGTAGAAAAAGCGGCATTACCTGAAGAATTAAATCCGCAAAATAAAATTGGAAGATATCATCATTCTGCTGTTGCCACATTAGCTTCATTTCGTTATCAGTTTGGAATGCCTGCCTATCGTTTTGAATTTTTATCTGCTCAAATTGGAGCTAAAATTCCTGATGCCACGCAATGGGATCTTATGGAACACGCTGCTAAAAAGTTACGCCATTTTTACAATTTTTTAAAAGATTATTCTGCAAATCAAGCTCAAGTTCTTCATGCAGATGATTCTCCTTTTCTTGTTGTTGATTTAAAAAAAGATTTAAAGAAACAAAAAGAAATCGCTATTTTAAATTCTCAAAAAACAAATGGTATGTCGACAGCTACAAGAACAACAAATATTACAGCTTTATTTCCTGAAGGAAAAATTGTTCTTTATTTCTTTGGCTCAGAACATGCTGGTAATAGACTTTCTGTTTTTTGCAATCAAAGAACGAACTCTGAAAAAGTTGTTATTATGACTGATGCTTTATCTGCTAACACTAAAAATGTCGACGAAAATAAAGCCGATTTTTCTTTGTGCAATGTTCATGCCAGAAGAAATTTCTATGACTTAAAAGAATATTATACTGAAAAAATTGATAAAATTCTTCTCCTATATAGAGATATTTTTCTGAATGATCGGAAATCAAAAAAGAAAAAACATAATCCTACAGAAAGATTACTTTTTCATAAAAAATATTCTTTGCCATTAATGGAAAAAATACTCCATATTTGCCAGTCTGAACTCACAGAAAAATTTGTCGAGCCAAATTCAGTATTGGCTAAAGCTTATAAATATATTATTCGACATTTCAAAAAACTGTGTGCATTCTGTGAAATAAAAAATGCGCCACTTGAAAACAACCTGAGCGAGCGAATGTTAAAAATTGCAATTCGCTATAGAAGAAACTCTCTTTTCTTCAAAAATCAAAATGGAGCCGATGTCGGCGCTATAATGACTTCAATTTTAGCCACAGCTCATGTCAATGAAATAAATTCTATTGAATATCTCACTACTCTTCTTAATAACAGCAAAACTATTATGAAGAATCCTGAAAATTGGCTTCCTTGGAACTTTAAAAATAGCTCTGGCATATCCAGCAATATGGATTCTACATTGTTGAATTGAACTTCTTCAAACTAACTTGTCGGAAACTCACCGAATATCTTCTTTCTCTTGATTCTTAATATAATCACGAACAATTTTTTCATCTTTTCCAACTGTAGAAACAAAATATCCACATGCCCAAAAGTTTTCACCAACAAAATTTCTTTTTCGATTTGAAAAATTTCTTGCAATTGAAATAGCACTTTTCCCTTTCATAAATCCCACGATATCTGAAACAGAATATTTTGGTGGAATTGCAAGATTTTAAAATATCTCTCCTATATTCTTTCGCAAATCTCCATAAATTTTTTTCTTCCTCCATTTTGGAATAAATACAAAATGATATTTGCAATCCCATTTTGTATAACTTAAACTAGTTTCAATAAAGCTTTCTCCATAGTGATACTTTGAGCGGTTTACTTTGGAGATTTCTATTTGAATGCAGTAAAAGTCAAAATTTGGGAGTCCCACAGCAAAGCTGGGGGTTTACCTTTGTTAATTAATAGTTGAGAAAGTGTCTTTGAAAATTGAATAAATAACTCCAATTTGTTAAATAATTTTTGCGAAAAAAAAAGTAACAAAGGAGCTACTAATGGACTGGCAGAGCCAACTCATCAAAATCTATCTTACTACCTGCAATTTCTTTTCTCAACTTTCTAAATTTACATAAGAGATTTCAGAGATATAGCTCTTTTGAAACAAATAATTTACAGGGACAATGTAATAACTTTCATAATTTTTAGTAAGAGGATTTTTAACAAATAGAATGATATTCTCTTTTAGTTTGATAATGTAATCTACATTTTTTAAATGACTTTCAGGTATATTTAAAAATAAGTTGTTCATGTAATCCGATTTTAAAAGCTGATAATGAGTATTTAAAATGTCATATGTGAAGTCATTTTTTAAGAAATAAATGTATTTGCTATGATTGTCTTCTAAAATAAAAGCACCAATAACGGACAAAGCATATTTTTCATTTAATTTATTTTCAATAATATAATTTTTTGCACTGGATTGATCATCTAAAGAATTTGGTTTCAAAATGTTACCTTTTATATCTACAAAACGAATGTCACTAAAAAAGTGGGCAGAGTGTATATTTTCTTGTTCTATAAAAGGATTTGTTGATTCTCCAAAAGCAAATAATTTCTTTTCCGATGTATAAGGAGCATTTTTTCCAAGCCAATCAGCTACTCCCCAGTATTCATATTCTGTATTTTCATTAGAGATTTTATTTGTTCTAGAGTCAAGTTGTTTTAGAGAAGATTGATCTTGTGTTAAGAATAAAGTTGTCGCATTTACATTGCTATAAGCATTGATTAGTTTTGTTCTTTTGTTATTTAAAAAATGTCCAAAATCGCATAATGTTTTTTTTAAATTATGGACAGAATTTGAAATTTCTGAGCATGTTTCTTTATTATTTGAATTATTTTCATTAAAATGTCTTAAGAATAAAGCCATTTTTTTGTTTGAATTCATGTTTTTAATCATAATATTTTCTTCAATTTTTTCAACATCATTCCAAATTTCTTGTTGGTCGTACTTAAATTTAATTTTATTATTCTCTTCTATAATTGTAAAATTATTTGGATTAATATATTTTTTATCTATATAAGAATATTTATTTAATTTATCGTTATAAAAATAATATCTATTATTATGAATGTGAGATTCGCCAATTGCGTGTCTATTTATATTTTGTATATAAATTTCTTGATTTATTTTATTAAATTCAGCAAATTCTAAATCATTTATTAATATCGAAATTTTATTATTTTCTGTTTGAATGGAATTTAAAACTGATTTTAAATTTCTATCAATATTTTTAGATAAAAATCCTTCTTTAATTCCAATAATAGATGATTTAAATTCTTTTGTGAATTCATAAATATATTCTTGATTTGAAAATATAAAATTGTTTTCATTTATAAATTCTTTTTCAATATCAGGGAAGTTAAATGTTTTATATGTTGTTGTTTTGTTTGAATCTACTTTTATAATGTAAAATTTTGCGCCTGAAATAAAATAATAATTTGAATTTAAATTTTTATCATAAAATTGTTGAATTATTTTTGCATTTTTGTCATTTTTAACAATAAATTCTTTATTTTTAATTAAATAAAACGAATCTGTTTTTTGTTTATCTCGGGATAAGATTCGAATAACGGAGATGTTTTTTAAAAATTCTTTATTCGTATTAATAAAATTGGTGTTTTCTATGCAGCCATATGAGTTTTCTATGCAAAAAATTTCTAAATTTAAATTAGAAAATTCATCATAATAGTAGTTCATCTCTGCATCAGTTTCAGTAAATTTTATAAATAATTTTTTATTATCAACAATAATATCTTTTTTTGTTTTTTTTAGTATTTCATTATTATTTAAATATAATTTACTTTTATCTTTATTTGAATATATATAGTCATTTCCTATTTTTCCTAATATCATTAAATCACTGCTATCTATTCCCGTATATAAAGTCATATCATTAGAGACATTGTAGAAAATAGTTTCTTTGTTACTTGTAGGTGTTTTCTTGTAATTAACAATTTTTATATTTTCATTATTGATGTTTAATAAATTTTCTATATTATTATATTTATTTAATAAATCTTTTATTTCGTCAATATTTCTGAAATTTTCTGCATTCAGTTCACGGTTTATAAATACAGGAGTTATTTCTATACGAATGAAGTTGTGATAAGCTAAATAAGTAATTCCTGTTTTGTCGTGGATATATATTTTTTCGGGCATTTTGTTTTGAAATAATATAGAATGATTTTTTCTTTGATTACTTTCAAAATAAATAATGTTTAAAGTGTTATTATTAAATTCAATCGAATCAAATTTATTGTCAAAATGAAAATGCCATGAATTTGTTTCCAAAGGATTAACTTGGTACTTAGCCCATTGCGATAAAAATAAATGATAGGAGTTTTTATTTTTGCTTTCATCTGGTAGAACATCAAATATATAATTTATTTTATTTTTTGAACTTTCTTGTATCTCTGGAGTTATAAAATGAATATCTTTATTTTTTGAATTTAATTTAATACTAATATTTGTCTCATTTGGATGAAAAGACAGCTTCCCTACTGCCTGATCTCCTAATCCATGCATGAAAGTATAGCGGAAAATAAATTTTGCATTATTTTGAATTTTATCAACTGCTGAAAATTCACCATCATTTCTGTCTATATTAAAAGGTACAGGCGTAAACTGGTACAAAATTAAATTTTGAGCTTGATTTGGTAAAATTAATCTTTTCATTTGATTTATTGGAAATGTGTATTCACTTTTGATCTGTAGAGCTTCTCTTATTTTTACTCTTTCCTCTGTATTTTTAATAAACTCAGGATTTGGCGCAAATGAATGATAATAATATTTTCCATTTTCATGCCTTGTTATCGGATATGTTAAATGATCTCCAAATGTGATTTTATATTCATTATTTTTCGTAAAATCGATTTCTTTAATAACTATGTCTAAATGTTTACTTTCAATTTTATCATTATTTTTAATAAAATCTTTTTGAGCTAACGAAACAACCGTATTATTTGTATCTGGATAAAATGTTTCTGAATTTATAATTTTGTAATGGTTATTTTCATAGTCAAGAAAATAACTAGCATATTTTAATGCTTTATCAATTTTACTACCTACAAGTTCGGCGTAAAAACTTATACCAACGGAAAGCCCCCCAAATATTTCTCCTAATCCGCTTAAGAAAATACCTGCTGTTTCTGCAATAGCAATACTTCCTGCTGTTTTTTCAAGCGCAAAACCAGCTGTCATAAAACCAAGTGAAGTGCCATCAAGAGCTAGCTGCGTTCCATATTTTGCGGTTTCGGCATTTGTCTTAGCATAGAGAAGTTCTGTGCCATCAAAAATAACATTTACTATATTTAGAGTTGAGCCTATTATTTGAGATAATTTTGTTAAAGTTTTGAATGAATTTAAATTTTGAAATTCATTGCTTTTTAGAAGATTTACAACATTTGCACTTTTTTCCACACTATCAATAATATCAAGCGATAATTGTGTGAGGTTAGAATATATATGAATTTTAACTATTTCATCTAATGTTTCGTTTGATGTAATAAGTTCGTTATTATTTTCACTTTTACTAAAGTAATCAATAATGTTTTTAATTAAATAAGCGTGAGATAAACCGATAGATGGTTTAGAGATATTAAAGTACGGATCTCCACCTATTGTAGAATGATAAAAACTTTCACTTTGATCATCAAGAAAAATTTTAAAATCATTTAAATTATCAAGTTCTGAAAGTGAAAGTGAATTTATGTGTATTAGTTTGGATTCCATCTGACAATCGTAAAAAAATAGGTTACCCTGTTTTGAAGAATTTCAAGTTTCAAAACAAATAGCTCAAAGAGCAAATCATTAAGGGTAACTTATATGCAGAGTAACACAAAAGTTATACGAAATAAACTTGGTCTATTAAATTTAGCTCAAGAGCTAAAGAATGTATCACAAGCATGCAAGATGCTCGGTTATTCAAGAGATACTTTTTATAGATATCGTGATCTCGTAGATGAAGGTGGAGAAATTGCACTTCATGATAAATCAAGACGCAAACCCAATTTAAAGAATAGAATTGATGATGCTACTGAAATAAGTGTCGTGCAAATGGCATTTGATTTTCCTGCTTATGGCCAACTTAGAGCCAGCAATGAACTTCGTAAGAATGGAATTTTTATATCTTCAGCTGGTGTACGTGGAATTTGGCAACGACACGGATTAGAAGTGTTTCAAAAGAGATTAAAAGCATTAGAAGCTAAATCAGCAGAAGCAGGAATTGTGTTTACCGAAGCCCAGATTGTGGCTTTAGAGCGAAAAAAATTTGATGATGAAGCTTGTGGAGAAATTGAAACAGCACATCCAGGTTACCTTGTATCCCAAGATACATTTTATGTTGGCACCTTAAAAGGTGTAGGTAGGATTTACCAGCAAACAGTTGTTGATACCTATTCCAAAGTGGCTGTAGCAAAACTTTATAATACTAAAACTCCTATTACAGCTGCTGATGTTTTAAATGATAGGGTATTACCTTTATTTGATAGTTATAATGTGCCTGTATTAAGAATGTTAACAGATAGAGGTACTGAATATTGCGGCAATAAAGAAACGCATGATTAT is a window encoding:
- a CDS encoding UvrD-helicase domain-containing protein → MTLCKETEPIKIAERVNDEFQVLAPKLDLDTPWFGYISFKNKNENFEFRIGVHADKNEKIIDWHHPIAKYYYQKLEIGEEIELEPPYRNIQGAVTAYASAEGYSGYLKSLVWNDFKGTAKIIRLDDGTFVDIHENQNNDNTKVTFSKPQQEGLSDLISLLTPEQYELITQKTSEPLIIQGRAGSGKTSVALHRVAWLLRDENEIQEHHKKTKVLVVMFNKALQCFVSQSLKSLNLEDKIEINTFHTWAKLALESVFKGQLIPLSYFDLKELFDKAQFNDNKKLGLIKSHAGISQLMEAFVKAKAKKVWELIENKIKEYDIDGIRHQFKRSTTAYVQDIIEFRKDIKYRIAQEKDEYEINRLSQIEIVLQNIYEKSILYKEELFELLNHWEWLMKCIPNLTEENAKSVGLRQKIIQTKDKASSAKVGKYIEFDDYALLLRLVQLKRGGLPYGILGEEIFKFDHLVIDEAQDFGAMQLLVLLESVTSRTGVTIVGDINQKIAPEKDFVGWDEIAKLLNIDNAKITRLEVGHRSTLPIMWLADSVIGSKPILQGRYGIYPKIKSVQSSKQLKEEMIDFIIKRVEQCPNAHICIVFRNKNIIKNYLNDLKYLLRHKKIEVREGERDTFSFRKGVTITNIHQIKGLEFDSIIVGDASENHWPNDLDSCRLMYVAITRAQENFLALHEGRATPLFSCLNDPYFWKPVERFLSQKDFKPVQIIQEEWDEALSVIDLEL
- a CDS encoding helix-turn-helix transcriptional regulator — encoded protein: MIRKVEITRQAEKFFKVRHSTGGNTALSPKNKNIPAREGLKDIIEDTSFGEFIKSIRACDKISQTELAKRMKVTRQFINAVELGKSTVSVLLATQIATTLGYPQKVFIEILINDMLKKAGINKVVVFKEKEA
- the tnpB gene encoding IS66 family insertion sequence element accessory protein TnpB (TnpB, as the term is used for proteins encoded by IS66 family insertion elements, is considered an accessory protein, since TnpC, encoded by a neighboring gene, is a DDE family transposase.); the encoded protein is MINFIHGVNVIFIQKSIDFRKGMDSLSSYCRNILKKDPMSGCIFVFRNKQKTCLIILSYDGQGFWFSTKRMSQGKFKIPSTEEDCIDMDIKKLQILLLGCDLDKAIPLEES
- a CDS encoding IS66 family transposase; translated protein: MLKKVLITPEDIKQCPSCNKETLNQGYTEKQTLVLAMPLLKVKVFHMPSLRCSCCQHVEKAALPEELNPQNKIGRYHHSAVATLASFRYQFGMPAYRFEFLSAQIGAKIPDATQWDLMEHAAKKLRHFYNFLKDYSANQAQVLHADDSPFLVVDLKKDLKKQKEIAILNSQKTNGMSTATRTTNITALFPEGKIVLYFFGSEHAGNRLSVFCNQRTNSEKVVIMTDALSANTKNVDENKADFSLCNVHARRNFYDLKEYYTEKIDKILLLYRDIFLNDRKSKKKKHNPTERLLFHKKYSLPLMEKILHICQSELTEKFVEPNSVLAKAYKYIIRHFKKLCAFCEIKNAPLENNLSERMLKIAIRYRRNSLFFKNQNGADVGAIMTSILATAHVNEINSIEYLTTLLNNSKTIMKNPENWLPWNFKNSSGISSNMDSTLLN
- a CDS encoding TcdA/TcdB pore-forming domain-containing protein; this translates as MESKLIHINSLSLSELDNLNDFKIFLDDQSESFYHSTIGGDPYFNISKPSIGLSHAYLIKNIIDYFSKSENNNELITSNETLDEIVKIHIYSNLTQLSLDIIDSVEKSANVVNLLKSNEFQNLNSFKTLTKLSQIIGSTLNIVNVIFDGTELLYAKTNAETAKYGTQLALDGTSLGFMTAGFALEKTAGSIAIAETAGIFLSGLGEIFGGLSVGISFYAELVGSKIDKALKYASYFLDYENNHYKIINSETFYPDTNNTVVSLAQKDFIKNNDKIESKHLDIVIKEIDFTKNNEYKITFGDHLTYPITRHENGKYYYHSFAPNPEFIKNTEERVKIREALQIKSEYTFPINQMKRLILPNQAQNLILYQFTPVPFNIDRNDGEFSAVDKIQNNAKFIFRYTFMHGLGDQAVGKLSFHPNETNISIKLNSKNKDIHFITPEIQESSKNKINYIFDVLPDESKNKNSYHLFLSQWAKYQVNPLETNSWHFHFDNKFDSIEFNNNTLNIIYFESNQRKNHSILFQNKMPEKIYIHDKTGITYLAYHNFIRIEITPVFINRELNAENFRNIDEIKDLLNKYNNIENLLNINNENIKIVNYKKTPTSNKETIFYNVSNDMTLYTGIDSSDLMILGKIGNDYIYSNKDKSKLYLNNNEILKKTKKDIIVDNKKLFIKFTETDAEMNYYYDEFSNLNLEIFCIENSYGCIENTNFINTNKEFLKNISVIRILSRDKQKTDSFYLIKNKEFIVKNDKNAKIIQQFYDKNLNSNYYFISGAKFYIIKVDSNKTTTYKTFNFPDIEKEFINENNFIFSNQEYIYEFTKEFKSSIIGIKEGFLSKNIDRNLKSVLNSIQTENNKISILINDLEFAEFNKINQEIYIQNINRHAIGESHIHNNRYYFYNDKLNKYSYIDKKYINPNNFTIIEENNKIKFKYDQQEIWNDVEKIEENIMIKNMNSNKKMALFLRHFNENNSNNKETCSEISNSVHNLKKTLCDFGHFLNNKRTKLINAYSNVNATTLFLTQDQSSLKQLDSRTNKISNENTEYEYWGVADWLGKNAPYTSEKKLFAFGESTNPFIEQENIHSAHFFSDIRFVDIKGNILKPNSLDDQSSAKNYIIENKLNEKYALSVIGAFILEDNHSKYIYFLKNDFTYDILNTHYQLLKSDYMNNLFLNIPESHLKNVDYIIKLKENIILFVKNPLTKNYESYYIVPVNYLFQKSYISEISYVNLES
- a CDS encoding IS481 family transposase, producing the protein MQSNTKVIRNKLGLLNLAQELKNVSQACKMLGYSRDTFYRYRDLVDEGGEIALHDKSRRKPNLKNRIDDATEISVVQMAFDFPAYGQLRASNELRKNGIFISSAGVRGIWQRHGLEVFQKRLKALEAKSAEAGIVFTEAQIVALERKKFDDEACGEIETAHPGYLVSQDTFYVGTLKGVGRIYQQTVVDTYSKVAVAKLYNTKTPITAADVLNDRVLPLFDSYNVPVLRMLTDRGTEYCGNKETHDYELFLAINDIDHTKTKARHPQTNGICERFHKTILNEFYQIAFRKKIYNSMEELQIDLDNWLEEYNLNRTHQGKMCCGRTPMQTFLDGIPKWKEKDIGLNFN